One genomic region from Desulfuromonas sp. TF encodes:
- a CDS encoding sigma-54-dependent Fis family transcriptional regulator yields the protein MQVTEIMVPARVQIRPWDNIRKAIELLKQSKLNGVPVVDQEGKLVGFFGRSNLFDCLLNDISLDTAIENYYIRDVVYLREDKTYDSLEELSHWLHTCMVGQTVVVDMDHEPIGILTQAASVIDLLDRTEYLYKELSSVIENVPAGILATNEAGIITLANQYAQDILQEVKKGKYIGNYFSVLKADFSPVTRGDWIAPRKIEHKSLKLIATAVPIYQNTQVKGVIFVIQDMTDVEGVAHELGAVKELKSTLETVLDVAYEGVAVLDEQGRITLANASFCRKVDKSRDQVIGQNISKFIPITDEELTLKALEINSKPCVVSSMPYTKPDNAKGFVIKIYEDLDQLSDVMQQLNRLNMQLDYYKDELYKANGTSYTLNNIVGNNEIIARIKAQIMQVARGNSNVLISGESGTGKELFAHSIHNASLRRKEPFIKVNCSAIPAELAESELFGYEDGAFTGARRQGKPGKFELADGGTIFLDEIGDMPLLLQGKLLRVIQEKEVERVGGVKTRKVDARIIAATNRDLKRLVGEGTFREDLYFRINVIEFKIPPLRERKQDIQVLADHFIKKYNDRFTKRVKGIADEAVEALVRYDWPGNIRELENIIERMMNYIESGWVDLKDVPEEIRSPEMESTKTAQSLALADIEQEAIRAALDEARGNKSKAARLLGISRSKLYEKLSTDQS from the coding sequence ATGCAGGTAACTGAAATCATGGTTCCTGCCAGGGTTCAGATTCGTCCCTGGGACAATATACGCAAGGCCATTGAGTTGCTTAAGCAATCCAAGCTCAATGGAGTGCCTGTCGTCGACCAAGAAGGAAAGCTCGTCGGATTTTTCGGCCGCTCGAATCTTTTTGACTGCCTGCTCAACGATATAAGCCTCGATACGGCTATAGAGAACTACTACATCCGCGATGTCGTTTATCTTCGCGAAGACAAAACCTATGACAGCCTGGAAGAACTGTCTCACTGGCTGCATACCTGCATGGTAGGCCAGACTGTCGTCGTGGATATGGACCATGAGCCGATCGGGATATTGACCCAGGCCGCATCCGTCATCGATCTGCTCGACCGCACCGAGTATTTGTACAAGGAATTGTCGAGCGTCATTGAGAATGTCCCGGCGGGTATCCTGGCTACCAATGAGGCGGGGATCATCACCCTGGCCAATCAATATGCTCAGGACATTCTGCAAGAGGTTAAAAAGGGAAAATACATCGGCAATTATTTCAGTGTCCTGAAAGCCGATTTTTCGCCCGTCACCCGTGGCGACTGGATTGCACCGCGTAAGATTGAACATAAATCCCTGAAGCTTATCGCGACTGCTGTGCCGATCTATCAGAACACCCAGGTCAAGGGTGTGATTTTTGTCATCCAGGATATGACGGATGTCGAAGGAGTAGCCCATGAGCTCGGAGCCGTCAAGGAGCTCAAATCGACCCTTGAGACGGTTCTGGATGTCGCTTACGAAGGGGTAGCCGTCCTGGATGAACAGGGGCGGATCACCTTGGCGAATGCAAGCTTTTGCAGGAAAGTCGACAAATCAAGAGATCAGGTTATTGGACAGAATATCAGTAAATTCATCCCGATAACGGACGAAGAGTTGACTCTGAAAGCCTTGGAAATCAACTCCAAGCCTTGTGTGGTCTCTTCCATGCCGTATACGAAACCCGACAACGCCAAAGGATTCGTCATAAAGATATACGAAGACCTCGATCAGCTGTCCGACGTCATGCAGCAGCTGAACAGGCTGAATATGCAGCTCGATTATTACAAGGACGAGCTCTACAAGGCCAATGGCACGAGCTACACCTTGAATAACATCGTCGGCAATAATGAAATCATTGCGAGAATAAAAGCACAGATCATGCAAGTGGCCCGCGGCAATTCGAACGTGCTGATTTCAGGAGAAAGCGGCACCGGCAAGGAGTTGTTTGCGCATTCGATCCATAACGCCTCACTGCGGCGCAAGGAGCCTTTCATAAAAGTCAATTGTTCCGCGATCCCCGCGGAGCTTGCCGAATCAGAGCTGTTCGGCTATGAAGACGGAGCTTTTACCGGAGCGCGCAGGCAAGGCAAGCCGGGCAAGTTCGAACTGGCGGACGGCGGGACGATTTTCCTCGATGAGATCGGTGACATGCCGCTTCTGCTCCAGGGCAAGCTCCTTCGGGTCATTCAGGAAAAAGAAGTCGAAAGGGTGGGCGGGGTTAAGACGCGTAAAGTCGACGCCAGAATCATTGCCGCCACCAACAGGGACTTGAAACGTCTCGTCGGCGAAGGCACGTTCAGAGAGGATCTCTATTTCAGGATCAATGTCATCGAGTTCAAGATCCCCCCGCTGCGGGAGCGCAAACAGGACATCCAGGTGCTCGCCGATCATTTCATAAAGAAGTACAACGATCGTTTCACGAAAAGGGTAAAAGGCATTGCCGACGAGGCCGTAGAGGCTTTGGTTCGATATGATTGGCCCGGCAATATCAGAGAGCTGGAAAACATCATAGAGAGAATGATGAATTACATCGAGAGCGGATGGGTCGATCTCAAGGACGTACCAGAGGAAATCAGGTCACCGGAGATGGAGTCCACGAAGACGGCACAGAGCCTGGCCCTGGCCGACATCGAACAGGAAGCGATCCGTGCCGCCCTCGACGAGGCTCGGGGGAACAAGTCCAAGGCGGCAAGGTTGCTGGGGATCAGCAGATCGAAACTCTACGAAAAGCTCTCTACGGATCAGTCCTGA